The genomic window TCTTTCATTCCCTAGGGGCCTCTGAGTGCTACCTCCTCACAGCCATGGCCTATGATAGGTACCTGGCTATATGCAGGCCCCTTCATTACCCAGCAATCATGACCCCAGAACTCTGTGCTAAGATGGCTGCAAGTTGCTGGACTTGTGGCTTCCTATGCCCCATCTCTGAAGTCATCCTGGTCTCTAGACTCCCATTCTGTGGCTATAATGAGATCCAGCACATCTTCTGTGACTTTCCACCACTGCTCAGTCTGGCTTGCAAGGACACATCCACCAATGTTCTGGTAGATTTTGCCATCAATACcttcattatcattatcaccTTTCTTTTCATCATGGCATCATATGGGCGGATCATTGGGGCTGTCCTGAAGATCAAGACAGCATCAGGGAGAAAGAAAGCCTTCTCTACCTGTGCCTCTCATCTCATAGTGGTCCTAATTTTTTTTGGCAGTATCATCTTTATGTATGTACGATTGAAGAAGAGTTACTCACTGACACTTGACCGAACCTTGGCTGTTGTTTACTCTGTGCTCACACCTTTAGTGAATCCTATCATTTATAGCCTCCGCAACAAGGAGATTATGAAAGCCATTAAAAGGACCATCCTTCGTCAGGGAGGATCAGGCAGTCCTGCCCACACATAGTTTCAAATACTGTTCTCATGTTGGTCTGGTAATGGATCATGCTCTCCCTGGCCTCACTCAGTGCTATCATTCAGGTCCCACTGACCTAGTGGCCACACTTCAGTGACCTAGTGTTCTAGGCTACAGGTTTGCAATGTATTCCTTCACTCTAGGGTGGAGTTTACCAAAGATCTTAAGGATCCCTAGTCAGATACTATTACAAACTGGTCAAACTACTTGCAGTTTTGGTCTATGTGACTAAATTGTAGACAATATTCATGTTCATTAGAAAACTTATGTTCTCTTTCATGAAACTGTTGAAATAGAAATTTGTCAcgctagaaatagaaatttttgatTATGTAGCTCACTAATGAAAACCTTGCATTCCTCTGTCTTATGCTCACTTGCTACAATCCCACTCACAATTGACTATTCCCAAATTCTAGtcctctttcctttgcctttccacACTATCCCTGCTATGGAAGATGATGTGAATCCAACTCTTAAGTTGCCCCTCTAGACCtagaaaattagaataataactAGAAAGCTGGAGTATTCTTTCCCTTTGATTCATATATCCTCACTGGGTTTTCTGAAATTTCTGGATGTCTCAGTGACCATTTTCAATGGTCAAATAACAAGTAGAGATTTTGAGATTTTGGAACCctttcttctttatatattttccccCTATTGTCCATGATCtatcctttctctttgtctctgtctatctctggtTCTCTGTCTTTttgaatgtctctctctctctctctctctctctctctctctctctctctctctctctttctctctgtttccctctttgtctttctctgtatctccatctctgtttctctgcctctgtcttttaGTCTCTCTCTGACTTCCtgtctgtatctgtctgtctgtctctttctttttctcttaccccttcccttcttcttcctgGTTTTGTCCCTACCATATGGAGTATATGgttctatcatttttcttctctctccattaTTGTCTATTGACATTTTTATGCTCATACTATTGTCTCTTTGATCATCTTTCTCCCCTCAACTCTATTTCCAACCATaactctgtattttttttaaaaatgtctgacATTGAAC from Macrotis lagotis isolate mMagLag1 chromosome 2, bilby.v1.9.chrom.fasta, whole genome shotgun sequence includes these protein-coding regions:
- the OR6N2 gene encoding olfactory receptor 6N2, encoding MELYNYTTVTEFVLLGFPNVSNIQIWLFALLLLAYLFTIFGNLLIFLVIRLDSALHTPMYHFVSVLSFLELWYTATTIPKMLINLLSETKTISFAGCLLQTYFFHSLGASECYLLTAMAYDRYLAICRPLHYPAIMTPELCAKMAASCWTCGFLCPISEVILVSRLPFCGYNEIQHIFCDFPPLLSLACKDTSTNVLVDFAINTFIIIITFLFIMASYGRIIGAVLKIKTASGRKKAFSTCASHLIVVLIFFGSIIFMYVRLKKSYSLTLDRTLAVVYSVLTPLVNPIIYSLRNKEIMKAIKRTILRQGGSGSPAHT